The sequence below is a genomic window from Salinisphaera sp. T31B1.
AGTCGGGCCACGACGATTGGCCGGCGAATGCATGCTGTGCGTCGTGTACTGTCGCCAGCTGTTCAACCCATGTGCGTATGCACTAGTCGAATGTCCGGACCATTTGGGCTATACCGTACAGATGCGACTTGATGGGGACCGAACGCTAGGTGCTGTCAACGCTCAGTAATATCGTTCGGCAATCGCATTCGCGCCGGCGACCGGGTCTGGCTGACCGTTGATCAGGTCCACGAGCGATTCGACACGTGCGTCGTTGTTCGTATCTATATACAGCGCGTCCAGCAGTCCGACGAACGTCCGGTTGGTTCGCGCCTGGCCTTTGGCTGCAGCCGAGCGCAATTCATCGTAGACCACCACCACGTAGCGTTCGATCTGCTGGCGGCTGTTCAACAGGCCGGCCGACTCCTTCGGCGTCAAGGTGATGAAATACTGGTCGGGACTGTATTCGTATACGGCACCGGAGGCCAAATCGGTGGTCGACCCGAACAGCCCGCCGCTGAGCAGGTTGCCGAAGAACCACGGCTCGGTCTTGGTCACGAGCTCTCTGGAGACGGTTTTGTAACCGCTCAATTCGAAGGTTGCGAGCTGGTTGTCGGCCTTGTCCAGTCGTGCGCTGACCGGGGTCGTGCCGATGGCCCGACCATTGATGCGAACTGTCGCGCCGCTGGGTTCGGACTCGAACGACACGGTTTGCGTGGTGTCGGCAACCAGAGTGGCGCAGCCTGCAACGAAGAGGCTCGACAGCATGATGAGCAGGCAGCTCAAGCGTGAATAAATCATGATCTTTCCCGGTGTCCGGCGCTCGTCTTGAGGCGAGCTTGGTTGGGATACGGCCCGTCGGGTGGGCCGCTCGTCCGGGTTGTATCGGCCACTCAGGACTTGCGTTGAGCACGAATCCGTTCGTGTCGGCAGCGCCGCGGCGGGCCCGACTAGTCCGAATCGCCTGCCGGCTGGAACAGACGTGATCTGGCCAATGGGCGCAGTGGATCGGGCGGCCGCTGACGTCGCGCGGCCTCGCGCTCGATCTCGCAGACATGCGACCAGAGGCTGTCTGCACTGGCGATATCGGTATCGAAGACGACCGCAACATCGGTCGGGCCGGATCCGGCTCGATGATAGATGCGTCTTATCTGGCCGGCCCGACTGAGACGCTCGCCGTTGGGGAACGCGATCTGCAGGCGGCAGGCCCGCGTAGGCGAGCCCACAAGACGGCCAGTGCGTGCCGGTAGCCGGATCAGACCGCCGCCAACAGAGAGATTGCACAGGCGTCCAAGCAGATCGGGCGCATCCGCCGTTACCAGGGTGGCGCGGGCCAACATGCCCTGATCCAGAGCAGCACGGAAATCGTGTCGGCGTCGCGCCAGCGTCAAGGTCTCGGGCAGCGGGCAACGCAGTCGGATCTGATCGGCCCGGTACGGCTCGATGCTCAGTGCATGCATGGCCTCGGTACCGAGTTCGCCGTCGAGCTGCCGGGCATGCAGAGCAAAATACTGGCCCCGAGCCAGGATCGTCTGGATATCGGCGAGTGCAAGCAGAGACAACGCGCAGCGCCCGAGAGCGCGATCCACCGATATGACGTCGACCGGGTAGCGCACCGCCTGGGTCGGGAACTGCAGGGTGATCTGGTCGACACGGCGCGTCATGTGCACAAAGGCATCTGCGATCGCCTGCCGGTCGGTGATTCGTGTCTGTCGTTCGCCGTTCATGTCGCGCTGCCCGGTGTCACACACCGGCCCGTGTGCGTGCCGGCTTGGTCTAACGGCGGGCCAGCGGTATGACTTGAACCAGGGGAGGCCCGTCCATTGCCTCGTTGCGCCGCTCAATCGCTGTTCGTGTCCGGCTTGGCGATGGCCCGCCAGAGCATTTCGAACAATATGTTCACCTGGCTCGTCAGCGGCGGCTGGCTGGCACGGAGCGACTGCATCTGTATCAGCCGCGCCAGAACCCCGTAGAAATAATCGAGCAGGATCGCTTCGCTGACTTGGTCATTGAGCACGCCACGCTCCCGGCCTTCGGCCAGGACATCCATGAACAAATGAGTCAGGCGTCGCTGTTCGTCTGTAATGTCGTGGCGCATGGCCGCCGGATATACCGAGCCGAGCATCATGCGGGCGACCTTCGGGTACTGCTCGAAGAAATCCAGCACCACCCAGAACACCTTGCGCAGGCGATCCTTGTAGGTCTCGATACCGGCCAGATGGTCGGTCATGCGTGCAGCCAGTTCGTTGGCCCAGTGGAGCACGCAGGCGTCGAGCAGTGCCTGTTTATCGCCGTAGTAGCGATAGATCGTCTGTAACGAGGCACGTGCTGCGCGTGCGATCTCGTCCAGACGAACCTCGTGCATCGGGCGCTCGGCAAACAGATCGAGTGCCGCGCTCTCGATTCGGTCGCGGGTCTCCGGAGCCAACGCGCTGATCGGCCGCGGCGCGGCAGGAATTTGCTTTGACATGACGAAGCTACCTGCAGTGTACGCTGAATTACGGTTTGATCGAGAAAATCATCGATTCGCTGGTTAAGATTGACATCGGACAATGACAAGAACTAACAATAGGGGCCTATACACCGCATCCGGCGCAGCCTATAAGTGTAGATAAAATTACACTTATAGGCTGCCGCTTGGTGCCATACAGAGTGCTTCATGGCGACCGGTCCGAAAGTTCGTTCATCATCGACCAAAGCGGCGGCGGCGTCGATCAGCGGCCCCAATGGTCGTATTGCCATCGTCGCCGGAGTGCGCACACCGTTTGCTCGCATGGCGACGTCGTTTCGCGATATCGATGCAGTGGATCTGGGCGCAATGGCCGCCGCCGAAGTGCTCGCACGGACCGGCCTCCGGCCACGCGAGATAGAGCAGGCCGTGTTCGGCATGACGATCATGAAACCGGATGCGCCATTCATCGCTCGTGAGATCGTGCTCGCCTCAGGTTTGGATCCGGCGACCGATGCCTATTCGGTTACTCGCGCCTGTGCAACCAGTTTCCAGACCGTGGCGAATGCGGCCGAGGCGATTCTGCTGGGCCATGCCGAGATCGTGATGGCCGGCGGGACCGATTCGGCTTCCGACATTCCCATTCCGCTGTCCAAGCCGCTGGCCGACGGTCTGCGCGATCTCAGCCAGGCACGATCGCTGCACGACCGGCTGGGCGTACTGGCGCGCCTGCGGCCGCGGGATCTCGTGCCGCGACGTCCCTCGATCAGCGAATACTCGACCGGTCAGTCCATGGGCGAATCGGCCGAACAGATGGCCAAGCACTGGGGAATCACGCGAGGCGAGCAGGACGATCTGGCGCATGCCTCGCACGTCAACGCGTCCGCTGCGATCGATCATGGCTATGCCGACCCCTACCGGATGAGCGCCTTTGTCGGACAACAGGGACGAACCATCTCGGTCAGCGAGGACAACCTGGTCCGCCGCGACAGCCGGCGCGAGCGCTACGATCGCCTGGCCCCGGTTTTCGATCGAACGCTGGGAACGGTTACCGCGGCCAATTCCAGCCCGCTGACCGACGGCGCGGCCGCCCTGATACTCATGAGCGAAGCCCGTGCCCGGGCGCTGGGCTACGAGCCGATCGCTTTTATTCGCAGCTATGCATTTGCCGCCAAGACTCCGAAACAGGATCTGTTGATGGGGCCGGTGATGGCGGCGCCGATCGCGCTGGCTCGCGGCGGCCTGGCGTTGTCGGATATGACCCTGATCGACATGCACGAAGCCTTTGCAGCGCAGGTCGAAGCCAATATCCGAGGCATGGAATCGTCGACGTATCTGCCCGAGATGGCCGGAACCCGCCCGCTGGGCACGCTCGATCGCGATCGCCTCAACGTCAACGGCGGCTCGATCGCCTACGGTCATCCCTTCGGCGCAACGGGCGCACGCATACTCATTCAGACCGCCTACGAGCTCAAACGCCGCGGCGGCGGCCTGGCGCTGACCACAGCCTGTGCCGCTGGCGGCATCGGGGCGGCCATGATCCTGGAGCGCGACTGAGTCATGGCCCGGACCGATT
It includes:
- a CDS encoding PEGA domain-containing protein — encoded protein: MIYSRLSCLLIMLSSLFVAGCATLVADTTQTVSFESEPSGATVRINGRAIGTTPVSARLDKADNQLATFELSGYKTVSRELVTKTEPWFFGNLLSGGLFGSTTDLASGAVYEYSPDQYFITLTPKESAGLLNSRQQIERYVVVVYDELRSAAAKGQARTNRTFVGLLDALYIDTNNDARVESLVDLINGQPDPVAGANAIAERYY
- a CDS encoding TetR/AcrR family transcriptional regulator: MSKQIPAAPRPISALAPETRDRIESAALDLFAERPMHEVRLDEIARAARASLQTIYRYYGDKQALLDACVLHWANELAARMTDHLAGIETYKDRLRKVFWVVLDFFEQYPKVARMMLGSVYPAAMRHDITDEQRRLTHLFMDVLAEGRERGVLNDQVSEAILLDYFYGVLARLIQMQSLRASQPPLTSQVNILFEMLWRAIAKPDTNSD
- the fadI gene encoding acetyl-CoA C-acyltransferase FadI — its product is MATGPKVRSSSTKAAAASISGPNGRIAIVAGVRTPFARMATSFRDIDAVDLGAMAAAEVLARTGLRPREIEQAVFGMTIMKPDAPFIAREIVLASGLDPATDAYSVTRACATSFQTVANAAEAILLGHAEIVMAGGTDSASDIPIPLSKPLADGLRDLSQARSLHDRLGVLARLRPRDLVPRRPSISEYSTGQSMGESAEQMAKHWGITRGEQDDLAHASHVNASAAIDHGYADPYRMSAFVGQQGRTISVSEDNLVRRDSRRERYDRLAPVFDRTLGTVTAANSSPLTDGAAALILMSEARARALGYEPIAFIRSYAFAAKTPKQDLLMGPVMAAPIALARGGLALSDMTLIDMHEAFAAQVEANIRGMESSTYLPEMAGTRPLGTLDRDRLNVNGGSIAYGHPFGATGARILIQTAYELKRRGGGLALTTACAAGGIGAAMILERD